In a genomic window of Halobiforma lacisalsi AJ5:
- a CDS encoding MoaD/ThiS family protein encodes MPTIKVPAVLSGGGASSRVEVEGETLREAFDAHAAEHGKSLRDSVIEDGEIKEFINVYVDGDEVSDLEEPVDEGSQIRVIPAASGGSR; translated from the coding sequence ATGCCAACCATCAAGGTACCAGCCGTACTGAGCGGCGGCGGCGCGTCCTCGCGCGTCGAAGTCGAGGGGGAGACCCTTCGCGAGGCCTTCGACGCTCACGCCGCAGAACACGGCAAGTCGCTGCGCGACAGCGTGATCGAGGACGGCGAGATCAAGGAGTTCATCAACGTCTACGTCGACGGTGACGAGGTCTCGGACCTCGAGGAGCCCGTCGATGAAGGGTCCCAGATCCGGGTCATTCCGGCGGCCAGCGGCGGCTCGCGGTAG
- the ubaA gene encoding SAMP-activating enzyme E1 has protein sequence MSDLDLSPTQLDRYSRHIIMDEVGPEGQSDLLDSRVLVIGAGGLGSPIIQYLAAAGVGTIGIADDDEVELSNLQRQVIHDDDDVGRKKVDSAAEYVETINPDVDVEKHELRVSPDNVEDLIEGYDFVIDGADNFETRYLVNDACTLAGVPFSHGSIFKFEGQITTFAGGKDSPCYRCMFPEAPPAGMVPNCATAGVLGVLPGTVGCIQATEAVKFLLGKGDLLDGRMVFYDALNMEFDTVEITKKDDCPVCGDDPAIDSVHDVEYTASCSIDGTAKEPEIEASDD, from the coding sequence ATGAGCGACCTGGATCTCTCGCCGACGCAACTGGACCGATACTCGAGACACATCATCATGGACGAGGTCGGGCCGGAGGGACAGAGCGACCTGCTCGACTCGCGCGTGCTGGTGATCGGCGCGGGCGGGCTCGGCTCGCCGATCATCCAGTACCTCGCGGCGGCCGGGGTCGGAACGATCGGCATCGCCGACGACGACGAGGTGGAACTCTCGAACCTCCAGCGGCAGGTCATCCACGACGACGACGACGTGGGACGCAAGAAAGTCGACAGCGCCGCGGAGTACGTCGAGACGATCAACCCCGACGTCGACGTCGAGAAACACGAACTCCGCGTCTCGCCCGACAACGTTGAGGACCTGATCGAGGGCTACGACTTCGTGATCGACGGCGCTGACAACTTCGAAACCCGCTATCTCGTCAACGACGCCTGTACCCTCGCCGGCGTCCCCTTCTCCCACGGCTCGATCTTCAAGTTCGAGGGCCAGATCACCACCTTCGCCGGCGGCAAGGACTCGCCGTGTTACCGCTGTATGTTCCCCGAAGCTCCGCCGGCGGGGATGGTCCCCAACTGCGCGACGGCTGGCGTGCTGGGGGTCCTCCCCGGCACCGTCGGCTGTATCCAGGCCACCGAGGCCGTGAAGTTCCTGCTCGGGAAAGGCGACCTCCTCGACGGCCGGATGGTCTTCTACGACGCCCTGAACATGGAGTTCGACACCGTCGAGATCACCAAGAAAGACGACTGTCCGGTCTGTGGTGACGATCCCGCGATCGACTCGGTTCACGACGTCGAGTACACGGCCTCCTGTTCGATCGACGGGACGGCCAAGGAACCGGAGATCGAAGCCAGTGACGACTAA
- a CDS encoding desampylase, whose translation MIELSRSAYDEIVYQAYDGDEREVCGILAGEYDPDHTVVTDAYPAENVADNPEIRYAIDPEEQFEITERIEEAGLEVAGFYHSHPAGPAEPSETDAARATWPDFSYVIVALDGYPFVGSWRWREDEERFEGERVRVVSSRSEGDGDDPVSCR comes from the coding sequence ATGATCGAACTGTCGCGGTCGGCGTACGACGAGATCGTCTATCAGGCCTACGACGGCGACGAACGGGAAGTCTGTGGGATCCTCGCCGGCGAGTACGACCCGGACCACACCGTCGTCACCGACGCCTATCCGGCCGAAAACGTCGCCGACAACCCCGAGATCCGGTACGCGATCGATCCCGAGGAACAGTTCGAGATCACCGAACGGATCGAGGAGGCGGGCCTCGAGGTCGCCGGCTTCTACCACTCCCACCCGGCGGGGCCGGCCGAACCCAGCGAGACGGACGCGGCGCGGGCGACCTGGCCCGATTTCTCGTACGTCATCGTCGCGCTCGACGGCTACCCGTTCGTGGGTTCGTGGCGCTGGCGCGAGGACGAAGAGCGGTTCGAGGGGGAGCGGGTGCGCGTGGTCTCGAGCCGTAGCGAAGGGGACGGTGACGACCCCGTTAGTTGTCGTTAA
- a CDS encoding YeeE/YedE family protein, producing the protein MTSTLLVAAVVGLGLGIFLQKGRFCFVHAFRDLFAFKDTRVTKGVLVAVVSTMLGWSVLYQLGYYQGFWTPDWGLTGLVGGFVFGVGMTYAGGCASGTLYRAGQGYLHFWLTLLFMGVGYAAFSVAFPTLQSTYFAPLTFGEGVTLFEASSLPAPLVALLASALIGLAYVTVVGREAGETGTGREQAAEFRPVVLATPVVGTRRLLEGTRSYVRGFREIDDPIAASKQPWDPRTAALGITAVAVVWFSQVSIVGVTGPEARWTGYLLQQVGVDAGSYEYWGSILFAGEGVSVTVDMIMIAMVIVGAGIAAAWSGDFSVRTPKLQRLPNAVVGGFLMGAGSRLAPGCNIGNIYSGIASLSIHSFIAAVGIVLGVYVMTHWLYREVGCAI; encoded by the coding sequence ATGACATCGACGCTGCTCGTCGCGGCGGTGGTCGGCCTCGGACTGGGTATCTTCCTCCAGAAGGGCCGGTTCTGTTTCGTCCACGCGTTTCGCGACCTGTTCGCGTTCAAGGACACCCGAGTTACCAAGGGCGTCCTCGTCGCGGTGGTATCGACGATGCTGGGCTGGAGCGTGCTCTACCAGCTCGGCTACTACCAGGGGTTCTGGACCCCCGACTGGGGCCTGACGGGGCTTGTCGGCGGCTTCGTCTTCGGCGTCGGGATGACCTACGCCGGCGGCTGTGCGAGTGGGACTCTCTATCGGGCCGGCCAGGGGTACCTCCACTTCTGGCTGACCCTGCTGTTCATGGGCGTCGGCTACGCGGCCTTCTCCGTCGCCTTTCCGACGCTCCAGTCGACGTACTTCGCGCCGTTGACGTTCGGCGAGGGCGTCACGCTCTTCGAGGCGTCCTCGCTTCCCGCGCCGCTCGTGGCGCTGCTGGCCTCGGCGCTGATCGGGCTCGCGTACGTCACCGTCGTCGGCCGCGAGGCCGGCGAGACCGGGACGGGACGCGAGCAGGCCGCGGAGTTCCGCCCGGTCGTCCTCGCGACGCCCGTCGTCGGAACCCGGCGACTCCTCGAGGGGACGCGCTCGTACGTTCGGGGCTTCCGCGAGATCGACGACCCGATAGCCGCCTCGAAGCAGCCGTGGGACCCGCGGACGGCCGCGCTCGGGATCACCGCCGTCGCGGTCGTCTGGTTCTCGCAGGTCTCGATCGTCGGCGTCACCGGCCCCGAGGCACGCTGGACGGGCTACCTGCTCCAGCAGGTCGGCGTCGACGCGGGCTCCTACGAGTACTGGGGATCGATCCTGTTCGCGGGCGAGGGCGTCTCCGTTACCGTCGACATGATCATGATCGCGATGGTCATCGTCGGCGCGGGGATCGCTGCCGCCTGGAGCGGCGACTTCTCCGTGCGGACGCCCAAGCTCCAGCGGCTCCCCAACGCCGTCGTCGGCGGCTTCCTGATGGGAGCGGGCTCCCGGCTCGCGCCCGGCTGTAACATCGGGAACATCTACTCGGGGATCGCCTCGCTGTCGATCCACTCGTTCATCGCGGCCGTGGGGATCGTGCTTGGCGTCTACGTGATGACCCACTGGCTCTACCGCGAGGTCGGCTGCGCGATCTGA
- a CDS encoding cupin domain-containing protein — translation MPERTSLESLTDTPHAVAFDDEPRTVRLELEGDQRIPEHRHPESHVLFHVLSGTVDLDLDGETYDLEAGDLVRFDGDREVSPHAREESTALVVFAPKTGSDG, via the coding sequence ATGCCAGAACGTACGTCGCTCGAGTCGCTCACCGACACCCCACACGCGGTCGCGTTCGACGACGAGCCCCGAACCGTTCGTCTCGAACTCGAGGGGGACCAGCGGATCCCCGAACATCGACACCCGGAGTCGCACGTCCTCTTCCACGTCCTCTCGGGGACCGTCGACCTCGACCTCGACGGGGAGACCTACGACCTCGAGGCGGGCGATCTCGTCCGGTTCGACGGCGACCGGGAGGTCTCGCCACACGCCAGGGAGGAGAGCACGGCACTGGTCGTCTTCGCGCCGAAGACCGGCTCGGACGGCTAA
- a CDS encoding ferritin family protein, which yields MPTNDSTGRIDHDRRSFRYYRNAVERHWDPHGIDLEADRDAIRGVPEPAFDGLRETLALFGAGEEAVTEDLSPLGVVLEDVADQLFVTTQLYEEAKHADFFDRYWRTVITPEERRRGLEPTAPIDERWFSDPYEELFERNETAMGRLLVEDTPENRALAYCHYHMAIEGILAQTGYYGVQRNFSGEYADLPRLPGLVEGFSSIRSDEGRHVGFGMWKLERLVHEAGVDPALIEGTVGELAMLVQGIVGESVEEGATGVDDETLVGYAAEKHRDRMAQIVDDGELPDVEELVRLEE from the coding sequence ATGCCAACGAATGACTCGACAGGGCGGATCGATCACGACCGCCGCTCGTTTCGCTACTACCGCAACGCCGTCGAACGTCACTGGGATCCCCATGGGATCGACCTCGAGGCCGACCGCGATGCGATTCGAGGGGTTCCGGAACCGGCGTTCGACGGCCTGCGCGAGACGCTCGCGCTGTTCGGCGCGGGCGAGGAGGCCGTCACCGAGGACCTTTCGCCGCTGGGAGTCGTCCTCGAGGACGTCGCCGATCAATTGTTCGTGACGACGCAACTCTACGAGGAGGCCAAACACGCGGACTTCTTCGACCGGTACTGGCGGACGGTGATCACGCCCGAGGAACGGCGGCGAGGCCTCGAGCCGACCGCTCCGATCGACGAGCGGTGGTTCTCCGACCCGTACGAGGAACTGTTCGAGCGCAACGAGACGGCGATGGGCCGATTACTGGTCGAGGACACGCCGGAAAACCGCGCGCTCGCGTACTGTCATTACCACATGGCGATCGAGGGAATTCTCGCCCAGACGGGCTACTACGGCGTCCAGCGGAACTTCAGCGGCGAGTACGCGGACCTCCCGCGGCTGCCGGGGCTGGTCGAGGGGTTCTCCAGCATCCGGAGCGACGAGGGCCGACACGTCGGCTTCGGGATGTGGAAACTCGAGCGGCTCGTCCACGAGGCGGGCGTCGATCCCGCCCTGATCGAGGGGACGGTCGGCGAACTCGCGATGCTCGTTCAGGGAATCGTCGGTGAGTCGGTCGAGGAGGGTGCGACCGGCGTCGACGACGAGACTCTCGTCGGCTACGCCGCGGAGAAACACCGCGACCGGATGGCACAGATCGTCGACGACGGCGAGTTGCCAGACGTCGAGGAACTGGTTCGTCTCGAGGAGTAG
- the purF gene encoding amidophosphoribosyltransferase, with protein MTEKCGVVGVSLAGRSAARPLYYALYALQHRGQESAGIVTHDGFQQHSHVEMGLVGDVFGEDDLDGLAGSAGIGHVRYPTAGSVDSSCAQPFSVSFKSGSLGLSHNGNLVNADEIREELAAVGHAFTSDGDTEVIAHDLARNLLEEDLVRAVKRTMNRIHGSYSLTISHDDTVLGVRDPQGNRPLCIGKLEDGYILASESAAIDTLDGELVRDVRPGELIVLEEDGQGFDSYQLVERDHTAHCFFEHVYFARPDSVIDDTLVYEARRNLGRKLWAESGVETDVVMPVPDSGRAFASGYADAAGETTADGEPRDADDDGVEFAEGLMKNRYVGRTFIMPTQDERERAVRLKLNPIKSTVEGKTVTLIDDSIVRGTTSTQLVKLLKDSGAEAVHMRIGAPEIAAPCYMGIDMATREELIAADKSVDEIREAIDADSLAYLSTDAVADVLGKDRIDLCLGCVTGEYPYDIDGEETDRDVTRPDLEAGRTMADD; from the coding sequence ATGACCGAAAAGTGCGGCGTCGTCGGCGTCTCGCTGGCCGGTCGTTCGGCGGCGCGGCCGTTGTACTACGCGCTGTACGCGCTCCAGCACCGCGGCCAGGAGTCGGCCGGCATCGTCACCCACGACGGCTTTCAACAGCACAGCCACGTCGAGATGGGCCTCGTGGGCGACGTTTTCGGCGAGGACGACCTCGACGGACTGGCGGGGTCGGCCGGCATCGGCCACGTCCGCTACCCGACCGCGGGCTCGGTCGACTCCTCCTGTGCCCAGCCGTTCTCCGTCTCGTTCAAGAGCGGCTCGCTCGGTCTCTCGCACAACGGCAACCTCGTCAACGCCGACGAGATCCGCGAGGAACTGGCCGCCGTCGGCCACGCTTTCACCAGCGACGGCGACACCGAGGTCATCGCCCACGACCTCGCGCGCAACCTCCTCGAGGAGGACCTCGTGCGCGCGGTCAAGCGCACGATGAACCGCATCCACGGCTCGTACTCGCTGACGATCAGCCACGACGACACCGTCCTCGGCGTTCGGGATCCGCAGGGGAACCGACCGCTCTGTATCGGGAAACTCGAGGACGGCTACATCCTCGCCTCGGAGTCGGCGGCCATCGACACCCTGGACGGGGAGCTGGTCCGTGACGTCCGGCCCGGTGAACTGATCGTCCTGGAGGAAGACGGGCAGGGGTTCGACTCCTACCAGCTAGTCGAGCGGGACCATACGGCCCACTGTTTCTTCGAACACGTCTACTTCGCCCGCCCGGACAGCGTCATCGACGACACGCTCGTCTACGAAGCCCGCCGAAATCTCGGCCGGAAACTCTGGGCGGAAAGCGGCGTCGAGACCGACGTCGTGATGCCGGTCCCCGACTCCGGCCGGGCGTTCGCTTCGGGCTACGCCGACGCGGCCGGCGAGACGACCGCCGACGGCGAGCCCCGCGACGCCGACGACGACGGCGTCGAGTTCGCCGAGGGCCTGATGAAGAACCGCTACGTCGGGCGTACGTTCATCATGCCGACCCAGGACGAACGCGAGCGGGCGGTCCGGCTGAAGCTCAATCCTATCAAGTCCACCGTCGAGGGCAAGACGGTCACGCTGATCGACGACTCGATCGTCCGCGGCACGACCTCGACCCAGCTCGTCAAGCTCCTGAAAGATTCCGGCGCCGAGGCGGTCCACATGCGCATCGGCGCGCCCGAGATCGCCGCGCCGTGTTATATGGGGATCGACATGGCCACTCGCGAGGAGCTGATCGCCGCGGACAAGAGCGTCGACGAGATCCGCGAGGCCATCGACGCCGACAGCCTCGCCTATCTCTCGACCGACGCCGTCGCGGACGTGCTCGGGAAAGACCGGATCGACCTCTGTCTGGGCTGTGTGACCGGCGAATACCCCTACGATATCGATGGCGAGGAGACCGACCGCGACGTCACCCGCCCCGACCTCGAGGCAGGTCGGACGATGGCCGACGACTGA
- a CDS encoding RPA12/RPB9/RPC11 RNA polymerase family protein: protein MQFCDECGSIMHTEGDTWVCRSCENEDPRESNAEAAMAIREGQQDDGAPAVADTTQGSTETMQEPCPADDCDSDQAYSEMMPKPGGSYEVRLLTCVECGHKWRES from the coding sequence ATGCAATTTTGCGACGAGTGTGGTTCGATAATGCACACGGAAGGCGACACGTGGGTGTGTCGCTCCTGTGAGAACGAGGACCCGCGGGAATCGAACGCGGAAGCGGCGATGGCGATCCGGGAGGGGCAGCAAGACGACGGGGCACCTGCCGTGGCCGACACGACCCAGGGCTCCACTGAGACGATGCAGGAGCCCTGTCCAGCGGACGACTGCGACAGCGACCAGGCCTACTCCGAGATGATGCCGAAACCGGGCGGTTCCTACGAGGTTCGGCTGTTAACCTGCGTCGAGTGTGGCCACAAGTGGCGCGAGTCCTGA
- a CDS encoding DUF420 domain-containing protein: MEYVPRERVRSLAAVLSVVSLTVVFAAAGGRIPQSAVPTAPEWILDLIPHVNVVISATAIGTITAGWRAIRRGNVDRHRAAMITSFGLFAAFLALYLYRLVATGGPQPFPGPESVYLYVYLPVLAIHILLAVVCIPFLYYALLLGFAYPIEELPRTAHARFGRIAASLWLISFSLGIVVYVLLHVVY, translated from the coding sequence ATGGAGTACGTGCCTCGAGAGCGCGTTCGGTCGCTCGCCGCCGTCCTGAGCGTCGTTTCGCTGACGGTCGTCTTCGCGGCCGCCGGCGGCCGGATCCCCCAGTCGGCCGTCCCGACGGCCCCCGAGTGGATCCTCGATCTGATCCCCCACGTCAACGTCGTCATCAGCGCGACCGCGATCGGGACGATCACGGCCGGCTGGCGCGCGATCCGTCGCGGAAACGTCGACAGACATCGTGCCGCGATGATCACCTCGTTCGGGCTGTTCGCGGCGTTTCTCGCCCTCTATCTCTACCGGCTCGTGGCCACGGGCGGCCCCCAGCCGTTCCCGGGGCCGGAAAGCGTCTACCTGTACGTCTACCTGCCGGTGCTGGCGATCCACATCCTCCTCGCGGTCGTCTGTATCCCGTTCCTCTACTACGCGCTGTTGCTCGGGTTCGCGTACCCGATCGAGGAACTGCCCCGGACCGCCCACGCCCGGTTCGGCCGGATCGCCGCCAGCCTGTGGCTGATCTCGTTCAGCCTGGGGATCGTCGTCTACGTCCTGTTGCACGTCGTCTACTGA
- a CDS encoding helix-turn-helix domain-containing protein, with product MAKYSTGSSSGGGGTNCELCGAESDSLELASVAGAELEVCPDCAPHGEGKRSGSRSGSGSGSASASAGGASGSGQDDGPSRKQKAAQNVAKANPVWDGDSEHWEKEGTNYDDDPLPYLVSDYGEKLVEARQEAGLQREELAEELEAPEKDILAVEQGRATQAGVGGGLIAALEQRLDVTLSE from the coding sequence ATGGCCAAGTATTCGACGGGTTCGTCCTCCGGCGGCGGCGGGACGAACTGCGAACTCTGCGGTGCGGAAAGCGACTCCCTCGAGCTCGCGTCGGTGGCCGGCGCGGAACTCGAGGTGTGCCCGGACTGTGCGCCACACGGCGAAGGGAAGCGGTCTGGGTCGAGGTCGGGTTCCGGATCGGGTTCGGCCTCGGCCTCGGCCGGCGGCGCGAGCGGGTCCGGTCAGGATGACGGCCCTAGTCGCAAGCAGAAAGCGGCTCAGAACGTCGCGAAGGCCAACCCGGTCTGGGACGGCGACTCCGAACACTGGGAGAAGGAGGGGACGAACTACGACGACGACCCCCTGCCGTACCTCGTCTCTGACTACGGTGAGAAACTCGTCGAGGCCCGGCAGGAAGCCGGCCTCCAGCGCGAGGAACTCGCGGAGGAACTCGAGGCGCCGGAGAAAGACATCCTCGCCGTCGAGCAGGGCCGGGCAACCCAGGCCGGCGTCGGTGGCGGGCTGATCGCGGCCCTCGAGCAGCGGCTGGACGTCACGCTCTCCGAGTAA
- a CDS encoding alanyl-tRNA editing protein gives MSGQLAAAEPYATRFETEVTSIDGKRVWLERSYFYAESGGQPADRGRIGDAEVVDVQLEDGEPVHVLAEEPSFRVGRRVLCSIDWSFRMYCMRAHTASHVLYGAGRRLLEDLGYGGFDIGEEKVRVDLETGTEIDDETLIELNELVNRAVWESRPVSWESVPVAEAREREDVAFNEATEDGAFRKGRVRIVTIGGKDENGNGGNGVGTGGFGRNGAGPKVVTSSGGDEPIGDGSGSGLGDDTWDVAACGGTHVRNTREIGPVTVLGRSNPGEGLTRVELAVGPAAIERRTAEKRAVFDAKRTLGASIADVGEEVTRVVDDREELADRVATRERQLAASRLTGEDACVIERGGGGDGDGNGDRDGENWLVATVGDLPVDAVSDAVREHTGPDGDGPVDADVVGVVALGGDETTFAVVGSAAPEVQPATAVLEELGAEFGGGGGGSDRLAQGGGFDAAPETIGRYLDRE, from the coding sequence ATGAGCGGGCAACTGGCGGCAGCCGAGCCGTACGCCACGCGGTTCGAGACCGAAGTGACGTCGATCGACGGGAAGCGGGTCTGGCTCGAACGAAGCTACTTCTACGCCGAAAGCGGCGGCCAGCCGGCCGACCGGGGCCGGATCGGCGACGCCGAAGTCGTCGACGTTCAACTAGAAGACGGCGAACCGGTCCACGTGCTGGCGGAGGAACCGTCGTTCCGGGTCGGAAGGCGAGTGCTGTGCTCGATCGACTGGTCGTTCCGAATGTACTGCATGCGCGCGCACACGGCCAGTCACGTCCTCTACGGGGCCGGGCGACGGCTCCTCGAGGACCTGGGCTACGGCGGGTTCGACATCGGCGAGGAGAAGGTCCGGGTCGATCTCGAGACGGGTACCGAGATCGACGACGAGACGCTGATCGAGTTGAACGAACTGGTCAACCGCGCGGTCTGGGAATCCCGCCCCGTCTCCTGGGAGTCGGTGCCGGTCGCGGAGGCCCGCGAGCGCGAAGACGTGGCCTTCAACGAGGCGACCGAGGACGGTGCGTTCCGAAAAGGGCGCGTCAGAATCGTGACGATCGGCGGGAAAGACGAGAACGGGAACGGCGGCAACGGGGTCGGAACCGGTGGCTTCGGACGCAATGGCGCGGGACCGAAAGTCGTCACCTCGAGTGGCGGGGACGAGCCGATCGGTGACGGCTCGGGATCCGGACTTGGGGACGACACCTGGGACGTGGCCGCCTGCGGCGGAACCCACGTCCGAAACACTCGCGAGATCGGGCCGGTGACCGTGCTCGGCCGCTCGAACCCCGGCGAGGGCTTGACGCGGGTCGAGTTGGCCGTCGGGCCGGCCGCGATCGAACGGCGGACGGCCGAGAAGCGGGCAGTCTTCGACGCAAAGCGGACGCTCGGCGCATCGATCGCGGACGTCGGCGAGGAGGTAACACGCGTCGTCGATGACCGGGAAGAACTCGCCGACCGGGTAGCGACACGGGAACGACAGCTCGCGGCGTCACGTCTCACGGGCGAGGACGCGTGTGTTATCGAACGGGGCGGGGGCGGTGACGGTGACGGGAACGGGGACAGGGACGGGGAAAACTGGCTGGTGGCGACCGTCGGCGACCTCCCGGTCGACGCGGTCAGCGACGCTGTGCGGGAACACACGGGCCCGGACGGGGACGGCCCGGTCGACGCGGACGTCGTCGGTGTCGTCGCACTCGGGGGCGACGAGACCACGTTCGCAGTCGTCGGATCAGCTGCCCCCGAGGTCCAGCCTGCGACGGCCGTCCTCGAGGAGCTGGGGGCGGAGTTCGGCGGCGGTGGCGGCGGCTCGGATCGGTTGGCACAAGGGGGAGGGTTCGACGCCGCGCCCGAAACGATCGGGCGCTACCTCGACCGGGAGTAA
- a CDS encoding mandelate racemase/muconate lactonizing enzyme family protein codes for MGIDYSKLRDPNAEYTMRDLSAETMNVTRERGDGRDVEITDVQTTMVDGNFPWTLVRVYTDAGIVGTGEAYWGAGAPELIERMAPFLRGENPLDIDRLTEHLVQKMSGEGSIGGVTVTAISGIEVALHDLAGKILEVPAYQLLGGKYRDEVRVYCDCHTEEEADPIACADEAERVVTELGYDALKFDLDVPSGHEKDRANRHLRAPEIEHKASIVEAVTERVGSRADVAFDCHWSFSAESAKRLTKRLEEYNVWWLEDPVPPENHDVQREITKGTATPVAVGENVYRTHGQRQLLEGQAVDIIAPDMPKVGGMRETAKIADLADLYYVPVAMHNVASPVATMGSVHVGAAISNALAIEFHSYELEWWDDLVEEDVIEDGYIEVPEEPGLGVTLDLDAVEEHMVEGEELFDEA; via the coding sequence ATGGGCATCGATTACTCGAAATTGCGGGACCCGAACGCGGAGTACACGATGCGGGATCTGTCGGCGGAGACGATGAACGTGACCCGCGAGCGCGGGGACGGTCGAGACGTCGAGATCACGGACGTCCAGACGACGATGGTCGACGGTAACTTCCCGTGGACGCTGGTTCGGGTCTATACGGACGCAGGCATCGTCGGCACGGGCGAGGCCTACTGGGGCGCGGGCGCGCCGGAACTCATCGAACGGATGGCGCCGTTCCTCCGCGGCGAGAACCCGCTGGATATCGACCGCCTCACGGAACACCTCGTCCAGAAGATGTCCGGCGAGGGGTCGATCGGCGGCGTCACCGTCACCGCGATTTCGGGCATCGAGGTCGCACTGCACGATCTGGCGGGCAAAATCCTCGAGGTGCCGGCCTACCAGTTGCTCGGCGGGAAGTACCGCGACGAGGTCCGGGTCTACTGTGACTGCCACACCGAGGAAGAGGCCGATCCGATCGCGTGTGCCGACGAGGCCGAACGCGTCGTCACCGAACTCGGCTACGACGCCCTGAAGTTCGACCTCGACGTCCCTTCCGGCCACGAGAAGGACCGCGCGAACCGCCACCTCCGCGCACCCGAGATCGAACACAAGGCCTCGATCGTCGAGGCCGTGACCGAACGCGTCGGCTCCCGGGCCGACGTCGCCTTCGACTGTCACTGGTCGTTCTCCGCGGAGAGCGCGAAACGACTCACGAAGCGCCTCGAGGAATACAATGTCTGGTGGCTCGAGGACCCGGTGCCGCCGGAGAACCACGACGTCCAGCGGGAGATCACCAAGGGAACGGCGACGCCCGTCGCCGTCGGGGAGAACGTCTATCGGACCCACGGGCAGCGACAACTGTTGGAGGGGCAGGCGGTCGACATCATCGCGCCGGACATGCCGAAGGTCGGCGGGATGCGCGAGACGGCCAAGATCGCGGACCTGGCGGATCTGTACTACGTTCCGGTCGCGATGCACAACGTCGCCTCGCCGGTCGCGACGATGGGGAGCGTCCACGTCGGTGCGGCGATCTCGAACGCGCTGGCGATCGAGTTCCACTCGTACGAACTCGAGTGGTGGGACGACCTCGTCGAGGAGGACGTCATCGAAGATGGCTACATCGAGGTTCCCGAGGAGCCCGGCCTCGGTGTGACCCTCGACCTGGACGCGGTCGAGGAGCACATGGTCGAGGGAGAGGAGTTGTTCGACGAAGCGTAG
- a CDS encoding sugar ABC transporter permease yields the protein MIDTVRKTIEQVQTGRRTLGDVGKTIAGSTGATVLVLLLMFPVYWIITASFSQGAGLMSSEGLFADPSTYNLDAYRWVLFESNFVFEDGEVGKPGALFNSLIVVFVTVSVSLSVIIPGAYALSRRKFAGREKVLYGYVLFTQVGAGLSIATLVALYALFVNLGLSNNLLVLGLFYAAGAIPFNTWLLKTFMDNIPVSYEEAAIVDGASQWQVIREVILPLAKPGIAVVLIFTFLAGWNEFIIAQTLLQPENYTLSVELYALVDDYETPWTEFAAFAILFALPVAIIYFAAQNYVESGLSFGGMEG from the coding sequence ATGATCGATACGGTACGAAAGACCATCGAACAGGTACAGACCGGCCGACGAACCCTCGGTGACGTCGGCAAGACGATCGCGGGAAGCACCGGCGCCACCGTGCTGGTACTGCTGTTGATGTTCCCGGTGTACTGGATCATCACGGCCTCGTTCTCGCAGGGCGCGGGCCTGATGAGTTCCGAGGGGCTGTTCGCGGACCCCTCGACGTACAACCTCGACGCCTACCGCTGGGTGCTGTTCGAGTCGAACTTCGTCTTCGAGGACGGCGAAGTCGGCAAGCCCGGCGCGCTGTTTAACAGCCTGATCGTCGTCTTCGTCACCGTCAGCGTCTCGCTGTCGGTCATCATCCCCGGCGCGTACGCGCTCTCGAGGCGGAAGTTCGCGGGCCGTGAGAAAGTCCTCTACGGCTACGTCCTCTTCACTCAGGTCGGTGCGGGGCTGTCGATCGCGACGCTCGTCGCGCTGTACGCCCTGTTCGTCAACCTCGGGCTGAGTAACAACTTGCTCGTGCTCGGGCTGTTCTACGCCGCAGGAGCGATCCCGTTCAACACCTGGCTGCTGAAGACGTTCATGGACAACATTCCCGTCTCCTACGAGGAGGCGGCAATCGTCGACGGAGCGAGCCAGTGGCAGGTCATCCGCGAGGTGATCCTGCCGCTCGCGAAGCCGGGGATCGCCGTCGTGCTCATCTTCACGTTCCTTGCCGGCTGGAACGAGTTCATCATCGCCCAGACGCTCCTGCAGCCGGAGAACTACACGCTCTCGGTCGAACTGTACGCGCTGGTCGACGACTACGAGACGCCGTGGACCGAGTTCGCGGCGTTCGCGATCCTGTTCGCGCTGCCCGTCGCGATCATCTACTTCGCGGCACAGAACTACGTCGAGAGCGGCCTCTCGTTCGGCGGCATGGAAGGCTAA